aaagctcaactTAACACCAATACAGTGTGGTATTGCtctgtttatgtatttaataattgcaaaaggtgctcaattttatttatttatttacagaatttgaatcagGCGAAGCTCAAACTCTGCCACTCGAGTTCTCGGTGGAACGTATTtacacagatttctgtttttatcttgaacgcaaaacatacatttctgtACAATTTTGGAGGGGttactgctctgtgtgtgttatTCTTACAGCAAATTGCtcgtcttttattttttttaaaagagtctttatactccagttaacgattaatcaactACTAAATTAGTCAACGATTAATCACGGCTAGTCGTTCAGTCCTAATAGTTACCTGGGTGGGAGAGGACAGGTCAGCTCGACTGAAGCCGAACTGCCTGGCCGAAGCTCTCTTGTCAAACAGGGACACGTCGCAACCCTGAAACATGCAGCAGGTTAATTACTCGCTGCATTAAACATGGCGGTGCCGTGGATTGTGCGTGAAGTAAACTCGCTGTGCAGGTCCAGCTCACCTGGTCAGGGAAGTCGTTGCCGTCCACCTCGTCGCCGTTGGACTGTCCTCCTGGACTTTCGACCTCGATGCCATGGCTCTCTAAGATGGCTGcttcttcaaaaacacaaaccttatCATAGCATATCGAAGCTGAACGAGCGGCAAGAGTAAACGGCGGGCGCTCAGGTGAGGGGAGGGTCGGCTCTAAAAGACCAACCAGGGTTTCGAGAATCTTCAGTCAGCTTCTCAAATATGCATGGAAGTTACACAAGAGATGACATTTTCCTAACGTTATAGTAGAATTAAGTTAAATACAACCTCAATTGAGGCTTTCCAGCTCTGGCTTgtgatttgaatgttttttagcTTTCAACCCCTCCCTTCAGAATATAACGAGCTTTAGGTGTTAATGGCATGTTTTAAACAACTACTGGATTTAATTGCTTACGTTCACATTTTTATAAGGGGGCAGAATTATTTCACAGGTCTGTGGGGAAGGAGGCATGTTTGAGGGGGCCAATTGCTTTGGTGTTTGGTCACAGTGTATTAATGTGATGCCCAAAATATTCAGCACAGCTCTAAATCATATCTAAACCTGATTTAAGAcggtgtaaaaaataaaattggagaTATTTAAGACTTTGACACATGGAGTTAAGATTTTTTAACTTGAGGTCTTTCTAGAATTGCGCTGGTGTTGGTGGCAGTTGTTGCACGTTTGGACAATTATcccctctggttttggatgctgtgcagctggaaaaCCAAAGGGGATAATTGTTGGTTTTTAACAACTGGAAGAAGATGATTAGcttctaaaaatgcttaaataatacctgaactatgaccccaGGACTCAGGGGAGTTGAAAAGCAGGCTGCATGGATGCAGAGCGGGGCCAAAGAGATGCTCTGCTTTCTAACCAAACAGCCAGACAGAGGTTTCAAGAGGAacggcaaaagcaaatgaggcaGGTTAGCAGAGCTAGGTAACTGATGTTGTATTTCAGAACATGATGCTGTGGAATATTGTCTCTGCTGCCCTGAAATTGAGCTGTTGGCATATCATGATGGTCATGAGGCTGCCATACAGTCTttacagtcttcagtcagaggcttcttcagacttgttgcaagactgactgctaccagaaattcttcctgcccacagcatcaccatccactGTGACATTTTGAATATACTTAGATGATGGGTTATGtcaatttttaatcaaatggtATTTTTGAACTGATGTATACATTTATTCACAGGTTGCTATTTTAAAATGGATGAAGGGATTATTAAACATAagatttcacacattttattgtcatttgtagcactttaaaaattacatgtaaAGTGTGatagacattaaaaaaattaatatgatataacaataatataatattgTATAATTTTGATTAGCTGACATTTATACCTGCTCTTGCTCCCCTCTGCTGTCATCTTGCCTTGTAGTTTgtcaatgtgttttttaagtgcattctagtttttagtatttttactaaGTCCTTTGtagttgttattttgtttatgtaactatgtagttttacttttttttctttagggtGACTTTTATCAAATACTTGAGGACTGTTGGTGAAAAATAGCCTTCTGGCTAACTCTGGTAAATGTTAACATGCACTgtctctaaaataaataattaattaaataaaattagtattattacaaaaatctttaaataaaaatagtaaaatgtcAACAGTTGGAAAACTAGATAACATCTAAAATGTAGAGTACTCCAGTATAAATGCATGAGCATCTAATACAAACACAGAAGTAAACATTACCTATGTTGGCACGCCTCTTGATGTCTTTACGGCGGTTGGCGAACCAGTTGTAGACCTTGAGAGACGTAACTCTCTCCAAATCAGACAGCTTCTTtcctgccacacacacacagagacacgtGACCTCTGAACTGTCTGATTCAATGTCTCCATGGTTACAATACAAAGTATGATGCAGTTGAACAGTTTGTGGTAAATAGAAGTGGGGAAAAGAATACCTGGTTTTTGAATGACAGCATTGCAGGCAGTGGCAATCTCCTCCCTCTTTGCTTCGTCGGGATACTGGTTATCACTGAAGTAGCTGTTTATACATAATCACATTCATTACAGGCAAGTCCTTTTACTGTACCTGCAATCAGTGAACTTTCTCGCATGTCACAGCACAGCCACAGACGTGAATGTATAGACACGTTTGCATTTAAAGTTTAGAGCTGGAAATTTGGAGCTTGCGCACAACGCCGAAGAGCACAAAGACGATTCTTTAACATGCCACCCATAGCCGCGCTGCTGCGGTAGATCAATGcagttaacaaaatgaaacctggagatgtaggtattattaattcAGTGCAGTGTGCCTCAGTAAACGGGAAAGAAACGCAGAAAAACCCTTGAAccactcaaaaccactcctattCCTTGTTTTTCACACTCTCTGTATCCGCTATGCTACACAcagacttgttgccatagcGACTGACTGACAACACCTCcacaggattcaacaccaaaaaacacgCAAACGTTTCCCACACCAAGAACATTCAGTGCATTACATTATAGGCTTGATGTTAATTTTGTGGTTATTAAGAAGTAAAGCTAAAACCAACAGTAGTCATCAGTGGCTAGCAGTTTTGTTGATCTTGTGTGAGTGACTTCACACTGCAACATGTCATAGATCCATttgataaattagaatattattgaaaagttcatttattgcAGGAACGTTATCACTCAGTGTAACACATTACATAGagtaattacacacagatggagcttgatttatttctattaattatgattatttttttgtttacagttaataaagatataactttaaaactagaatattaccaaaaaaatggttttaatacAGAACTGTAGCCTTAATGAAAATCAAGTTTAATACCTGCAGAACTTGACAAGTTTAAATGAGCTCCACTGGGTcccatattctaatttatttaatatggtTGTACGTTTATATGAACACTCAAAGTTTCCAATAGGAAGCACAAGCTACTGTAAAATCGTGTTTTTGTTGCCCACCTCTCCATGACAGCCAGACACTCCTTCCTCCAGGTGAATCTGCTCCCCCGTCTCAGCCGGAAGCCCCCAGGGGCCGAGGCGAACGGTGGGGGGGTCTGGTGCCAGTCCATCATATCCTCCAGAGCCAGCGGGGCCGCCCGCATGGCCAGAGTGGCGCCTGTTGTTACGCAGATTGTTAGCTTGTAGAAGTTTAACCTAAACCCACATTAAGAAGGTTCTTGTTCACACAGGGTTACCGGGGTTCGTCTTCTCCAGCTGGTACCAGCGAAAGAAGGCCCGTTTCTTCTGCTCGCTGAGGTCCGACCCCTGCTGGAGGAGCCAGTGGGAGATCCGACTTTGACTGATCCCTGGAGGAGGACGACTTCGTGTCACTTGGTAGGGCTTGtcaagcacttttttttttttttactctactGTTTCGTCGGACCAACACTCACCTGTTACCTGAGCAACCACGGCCTGGGAGATCCGTCTGTTCGCCAGGAAGGACTTGATCTCCTCTTTGATCACACTGCTGTCCCTCCTACAATACACAGCCACAAAGTACAAAACCTATCTAAATCTACAACATCAGAGGAGAACATTAGTTCACACTTATAGTATGCAGGTAGCAGAAACAGTGTGTAAAAACGTGTATATATGTCTGAAGGTAATGTTGTTTCCTCTGCCTCTAGTTTGAATTCATcttcacacattttcaaatcaatacTACTGAGATGCTGCGGCCCGGCTGCAGACTGCAGATGAGGCGCATCAGAGTAcatgtgtgtgtacatgtgtgtgtttgtgattcAGACTGATAAGAGCCTCTGACTGAATGTGGCTTTATCTACCAGCGCTGGGCGatactgcttaaaaataacatctacattttttttaaccagatctgattttaatttatttttttctcactttcttttctaaggaaacaaatttaaaaagtggcttttatttcagttttgctttctgTAAGTATCAGAAAGCGATGCTAAGATGGAGTATCAGGGTTAGGCTctggatatttttgtttaattattaaaaatttattatatgATATTAGCAGATTAAGGACACAATTACACaagtaaaaatgtcttaaaagttGACCTGAATGTCACTAAAATCTGActaacaagatggccgccctgggcgTGCTGACAGGACTCTGAATTATAGAAACTCAAGGAGTAcattaatggaaaaacaaaatccagattttctaaaaatgaaatcttcaacaatcaaaaattcaattaaaaacaataaaattgaaTTATTGCTCAGCCCTAATATACTTTCAAACTGTTAAAACTGCATTTGGTCCTTCTTAACAATACTACGTAGACGACtacgtttgtttttttgttttttatctggcTCTTTTTTGATATTGGTTCATCTTCTTCTAAGTCTGGTCACATCTTACCTCATTAAGAACTCCACTTTATCATCCAGATCCAAGTCATCCTCACTGGCCTCAAACCCAAAGCCCGGTGCAGTCATGCTGCCTCCGACCACGGCCAGAGGAAACCGCGGCGGAGAAAGCTTCCCGTTGGCCACGGCGCCAAGTCCATTCTGCACAACAACCGGCGAGGCTGTCGGGACCGGCAGAGGCGGGGAGGCGGCGTCCAAGTTGTTCCCAGGTGACAGGGAGAGTCGGTTGTCCGGAAAAACCGTCTGAGTGGAGGCGCAAGTGGTGGACGAAGAGGCAGAGACGGAGTTGGAGGAAGACAAGGAAGACGAGGGCGGCAGGTAGGAAGCTTTGCGGGCCTGCTTGTGGCCATTCTGTCGGTCCAGGTGATCGAGCGTGTCCAGGGCGTGGAGGACCTCCACCTGAGTAATGCCGGTTCGCCGGAGCCTCTGGAGGAGATCGATCTGTTCGATGGTGAAGCGAGGCTCCTCACTCTGCTGGAACATCCTGGAAAACATCAAGATTAGAAATAGTTCAAAGTTAAATCACACCAATTGCAATATTCTGGGCAATCACCAAcgtttaaaaagcctgacctgccgattcagatattttttgttataagGTCACAATTAGAGATGCACGATATATCGGCAGTAGCATCAGTATCTGCCTATATGAGTAATTTTAACATATCAGTATCAGCCCACAAAAAACTGCCAATATTAATGGCTCTTTTTTGTGCcgtatttatttccatcttgtatttatttccaaGATGGGAATCttggaaacacattttatttccatcttgttacTGTCTGCtactttgagttgtttttttttgccaaagatGTCAAATCAGtgagaaaatatatacaatatagGTAAATATCGGTTATAGGTCATAAAATTAGTATTAATATTGGATCTCGATACaggcccaaattttcatattggtgcatccctagtcaataaaaactttcaatgttccatgaaacaataaaaaaaaattttatcgGCACGAGGCAATGTTgtcaaatgtaaatgaaaagtTGAGCGTTTTTGTCCAAACTACTAATTagctaaactgaaaaaaaataaaataaaatcagttccttgaaaaacaaaacttccacaACAAATTAACTAGACAAACTCACAAGCTTTTACAAAATAgcataaattattaatataatatcctgggttttatgttttcttgtagTGCAAAACTGAAGTAGCTAAATGCAGCAGCTTTGTAACCATTTAAATGTACATAGGATCGGTGGATAAAATCAGTTTCACATTCAAGTATCGGCTGATCGCTGAATCCCCCAAAAGTATGAAAATTGGGGCCGATCAACTGGCCGATAGATCAATTTGTGCACCCCGaggtaaaagggaaaaaaggaatTAAGATCCGCTTCCATATTATAGTAAAACTAGTCGAAGCTGATCAGTGTTCCCATCTTCTCATGGCCACCTCCAGCAGCACAGTGTTGAGACAACCGCTAACTTCTCAGGCAATTTGGACTAATCAGTTTAATCAACACCATGTATGTAGGAATGTTGGTTTATACCAGTCAAccattaaatccaaataaagccAGGAGACTAAAGATGTATTATATTAAGCTGAAAAGTTTCAACTAACTACATACAAGTATCAAGGTATTCCCTTATTGGGTCAGAGCAGAAGAAATGCTGTATACAAGTGTCGGGTACATAATGGAGGCTCCCACAGACAGCAGGTACCACAGACAGCAGACAAGGCCATCAGTAGCAGAGCATTGTGTTACATCACTAAGATATATGAAATATTAGTATCTCAAAAGACTGTTTGGAatgtattatttcttatttgttgGCTTTTATATTTGAAGAGTCAGGAAATTGCAGCATATAGTGAATCCTTAATGTCTGATGACCTTTACTCACTGTTTCGACCAACTGGCTGATGATGTTACTGCTTTTGTGATTTGAGATGCCAGTGTCAGCATGTTACTGGAGGGCTTGTTATACTATATGTTTTGCAGAAACTGACTTGTATcggttttatttcaatttaacaataaaaagtaaccAGAAAAATTCCTGGAAGAAACTTTGGCCTGAAaactgggagtagtgatggactcaaacctgaaccttcagagacacataaagaacatttccaggaataaaggactaatgtctcagtgaGATCTACAGAAAATCattcatgtgtttatctttagtggCATTGGTTACTGCAACAGTGGCTTCACAGATATgccgaaaaaaaataaaaattagacagctgcagctgatccagaacgtgGCTGCTGgggttctgactaaaaccaggaaaatgGAGCACATCACTCCAGATCTGAAGTCCCTCCAGTGCTCACTGTAGCTCAGATgatggattttaaaatactgttgttagtttataaatcactgaatgatATAGCACcaattaaacattaaagatctgttATCATATCAGCCTTCCAGATTTGTTTGTATGTTAACACcaatatttctgcttcaaatCCTGTCAAGAATCTTGAACATGGGGTTACAATTAATGGTCCATAAAAagtaaagcttttattttgaaattaaaaatcacaatatgATAGAAATTTGTTATACAGAACAAACAACCTACTTTCCTAAATGTAGGCCTTATGCTCATATCAACGGTATTAACTAACAGGCTAACAGTATACCCTATTAGCTAAAAGCAGCCAACACTATGTCTCATGCTGACTTCAACTAATATGCTATTTTTTAGTGAAAATGCTAAAATTGGATAACCTGCTAACTTAGCAGgttagacaaaaacaacaagttgaCACTTGGAGGTGAAAGCAGTATGATGTGGGGATACTTCTGTCAAGCTGGGACAAAGTAGATGGTCagagtttatgtaaaaaaaaattgatggaCAAAATACAGGAGAATActagaaataaatctgtaaaatggTTGAAAACCAGCCCCCAAGACTCAGCCAAGGGCTTACGTCTAGCAACCCAAAACATATAGCCATAGCTGTAGTGGAATGGCTTAGATCTTTTCATGACTTACAATGGTCAGAGTCAATCTTTAGCAAAACTTTCAAACATATGTCCACAGACTCCCTCTGTTCAATCTGACTGAAACATAATATACAGCATGTAACGATTAAAAAACAATCTCAATAATGAATTGAGGAGTGAAGactaataaaacaaaccaaagaatgACTGCTTTAAATTTACATGTCAGCTTCTTAACTGCAGCATtacaaactaaaacacacacacacacaacagccTCTTGAAcagctctctgcagctgctaTCCAGATATGAAGTGCATTCCTCCAGATTCAATCAGGCTTTTATCTGAGCAGAGACGTTTTCAACCCCAGTAATCATATAACGTTATGCAAATGGCCCCAGTTCTGTATGTGCTTATTGTGTTGTGTTCCATGatttcaaaaggaaaatgaacCCCGAGTTCGATGCAGCTTCAGCCTGAAAGATGTCAATTCTAATCAttggttgtatttttgttgtgcCTCGAATCTTAAAGCATACAGTCACTGAATTAAAcgggaaaaagaaaagctgcccTGATAATAACAACAAAGCCGGTCTGTGCTAGAGGTGGGGCGGGAGGGGGAGGGAGCAGAGtaagataaacagaaataagagATAACGCATCCGTCTTAATGCGTTTCTTTCTGGAGCAAAGAGAGAGACAAGAAACAGGcaacagaagaaaattaaagtcaGCAGGCAGATCGACGcatataaaaagaaatggagatagagtgcgtgtatgtg
This genomic interval from Gambusia affinis linkage group LG02, SWU_Gaff_1.0, whole genome shotgun sequence contains the following:
- the LOC122820986 gene encoding homeobox-containing protein 1-like isoform X1, encoding MFQQSEEPRFTIEQIDLLQRLRRTGITQVEVLHALDTLDHLDRQNGHKQARKASYLPPSSSLSSSNSVSASSSTTCASTQTVFPDNRLSLSPGNNLDAASPPLPVPTASPVVVQNGLGAVANGKLSPPRFPLAVVGGSMTAPGFGFEASEDDLDLDDKVEFLMRRDSSVIKEEIKSFLANRRISQAVVAQVTGISQSRISHWLLQQGSDLSEQKKRAFFRWYQLEKTNPGATLAMRAAPLALEDMMDWHQTPPPFASAPGGFRLRRGSRFTWRKECLAVMESYFSDNQYPDEAKREEIATACNAVIQKPGKKLSDLERVTSLKVYNWFANRRKDIKRRANIEAAILESHGIEVESPGGQSNGDEVDGNDFPDQGCDVSLFDKRASARQFGFSRADLSSPTQVPPQLPSWFSALTRGGQRGTSLIGRSLLSGAGSQAEGSRMTGASWSPPSPSLQDDPGLHVVLSEPQDPATSEKTAAGRGSPASANQADAGNPIKTESVDDD
- the LOC122820986 gene encoding homeobox-containing protein 1-like isoform X3, coding for MFQQSEEPRFTIEQIDLLQRLRRTGITQVEVLHALDTLDHLDRQNGHKQARKASYLPPSSSLSSSNSVSASSSTTCASTQTVFPDNRLSLSPGNNLDAASPPLPVPTASPVVVQNGLGAVANGKLSPPRFPLAVVGGSMTAPGFGFEASEDDLDLDDKVEFLMRRDSSVIKEEIKSFLANRRISQAVVAQVTGISQSRISHWLLQQGSDLSEQKKRAFFRWYQLEKTNPGATLAMRAAPLALEDMMDWHQTPPPFASAPGGFRLRRGSRFTWRKECLAVMESYFSDNQYPDEAKREEIATACNAVIQKPGKKLSDLERVTSLKVYNWFANRRKDIKRRANIAILESHGIEVESPGGQSNGDEVDGNDFPDQGCDVSLFDKRASARQFGFSRADLSSPTQVPPQLPSWFSALTRGGQRGTSLIGRSLLSGAGSQAEGSRMTGASWSPPSPSLQDDPGLHVVLSEPQDPATSEKTAAGRGSPASANQADAGNPIKTESVDDD
- the LOC122820986 gene encoding homeobox-containing protein 1-like isoform X2: MFQQSEEPRFTIEQIDLLQRLRRTGITQVEVLHALDTLDHLDRQNGHKQARKASYLPPSSSLSSSNSVSASSSTTCASTQTVFPDNRLSLSPGNNLDAASPPLPVPTASPVVVQNGLGAVANGKLSPPRFPLAVVGGSMTAPGFGFEASEDDLDLDDKVEFLMRRDSSVIKEEIKSFLANRRISQAVVAQVTGISQSRISHWLLQQGSDLSEQKKRAFFRWYQLEKTNPGATLAMRAAPLALEDMMDWHQTPPPFASAPGGFRLRRGSRFTWRKECLAVMESYFSDNQYPDEAKREEIATACNAVIQKPGKKLSDLERVTSLKVYNWFANRRKDIKRRANIAAILESHGIEVESPGGQSNGDEVDGNDFPDQGCDVSLFDKRASARQFGFSRADLSSPTQVPPQLPSWFSALTRGGQRGTSLIGRSLLSGAGSQAEGSRMTGASWSPPSPSLQDDPGLHVVLSEPQDPATSEKTAAGRGSPASANQADAGNPIKTESVDDD